Proteins encoded together in one Labrus bergylta chromosome 20, fLabBer1.1, whole genome shotgun sequence window:
- the LOC136177237 gene encoding trichohyalin-like → RERERERERDRQRDRETERQRERQRERERETDRETDRETERDRQRDRERDRETDRETERQRERETERERQRERERERDRQRDRERQREREGERERERERERERQRERQRERDRETDRETERQRQRERERERERDRETERERERDRQKRERERERERERQRDRQRETEREMRDRQRDRETDRQRDRDRERERERQRERERETERERERQTERERERETERERERERQTERQRETERERGRERKRKRERERETERETERERQRDRQRDRETETERERERERERETERQRERERERDRQRDRERERQRDRQRERERETERERQRERDRETDRERDRERERDRQRDREDRQTERQRQRERERETERERETERQRERDRERDRQTERERERQTERERERQTERETERERERDRERERETDRERERERDRERERERETERDREREREREKEKERERERDRERDRERETERQTERQRDRDRERERERERERERQRDRERERERETDRETERERDRETDRERERERQRERDRERETERQTERETERERETDRETERQTVMQTN, encoded by the exons agagagagagagagagagagagagagagacagacagagagacagagagacagagagacagagagagagacagagagagagagagagagagacagacagagagacagacagagagacagagagagacagacagagagacagagagagagacagagagacagacagagagacagagagacagagagagagagagacagagagagagagacagagagagagagagagagagagagacagacagagagacagagagagacagagagagagagagggagagagagaaagagaaagagagagagagagagagagacagagagagagacagagagagagagacagagagacagacagagagacagagagacagagacagagagagagagagagagagagagagagagacagagagacagagagagagagagagagagacagacagaagagagagagagagagagagagagagagagagagacagagagacagacagagagagacagagagagagatgagagacagacagagagacagagagacagacagacagagagacagagacagagagagagagagagagagacagagagagagagagagagagacagagagagagagagagagacagacagagagagagagagagagagagacagagagagagagagagagagagagacagacagagagacagagagagacagagagagagagagggagagagagaaagagaaagagagagagagagagagagacagagagagagacagagagagagagacagagagacagacagagagacagagagacagagacagagagagagagagagagagagagagagagagagacagagagacagagagagagagagagagagagagacagacagagagacagagagagagagagacagagagacagacagagagagagagagagagagacagagagagagagacagagagagagagacagagagacagacagagagagagacagagagagagagagagacagacagagagacagagaggacagacagacagagagacagagacagagagagagagagagagagacagagagagagagagagacagagagacagagagagagagacagagagagagacagacagacagagagagagagagagagacagacagagagagagagagagagacagacagagagagagacagagagagagagagagagagacagagagagagagagagagacagacagagagagagagagagagagagacagagagagagagagagagagagagacagagagagacagagagagagagagggagagagagaaagagaaagagagagagagagagagagacagagagagagacagagagagagagacagagagacagacagagagacagagagacagagacagagagagagagagagagagagagagagagagagagagacagagagacagagagagagagagagagagagagacagacagagagacagagagagagagagacagagagacagacagagagagagagagagagagacagagagagagagacagagagagagagacagagagacagacagagagagagacagagagagagagagagacagacagagagacagagagacagacag TCATGCAAACAAATTGA